Proteins encoded in a region of the Coffea eugenioides isolate CCC68of chromosome 4, Ceug_1.0, whole genome shotgun sequence genome:
- the LOC113769274 gene encoding protein FAR1-RELATED SEQUENCE 5-like, with amino-acid sequence MDCNKLVEDRTPELEMEFNSEEDAYKFYNNYAFKTDFNVCKDYLNKDKDGVTTSRRYSYCKEGVKRKYEGDVMPKKTRTPTKTGCGTKMIIVLLREIMKYRVHDLILEHNHVLHIA; translated from the coding sequence ATGGATTGTAACAAATTGGTAGAAGATAGGACCCCTGAATTAGAAATGGAGTTCAATAGTGAAGAGGATGCGTACAAGTTTTACAACAACTATGCCTTTAAAACGGATTTTAATGTATGCAAAGACTATCTAAATAAAGACAAAGACGGTGTGACGACGTCTAGGAGATATAGTTACTGCAAGGAAGGTGTAAAACGCAAGTACGAAGGTGATGTGATGCCAAAAAAGACACGAACGCCGACGAAAACAGGGTGTGGAACTAAAATGATTATTGTGTTGCTTAGAGAGATAATGAAGTACCGTGTACATGACCTTATCTTAGAACATAACCATGTGTTGCACATTGCTTAA
- the LOC113768409 gene encoding UDP-glycosyltransferase 83A1-like has translation MARRPHVMVVAPPAQGHVRPLLKLSHQIASQGIKVTFVNTEIIHAKVVAAMSDSKNEEIGGVTLVSVPDGVGQEDDRKDIFKFTECFQRTMPGNLKDLIQRTNDSNEDEPIRFVLVGATIGWLLDVVQDLGIKQAAFWTGSPAGLAFFCHVPKLIEDGVLDMNGNIVANDQASISEEIPAWNCSELPWHFPGEQKLQKLFFDMGLVIRPTAQHVKWILCNASYELHSQACDLVPNILPVGPFLTTTENSASTGSFWLEDTSCLSWLDGQEAGSVVYVAFGSIAVFSQQQFDEIALGLELSGQPFLWVVRSDLANGSPVAYPDGFLERVADRGKIVEWAPQENVLAHPSIAVFLTHCGWNSTMEGASLGVPFLCWPYFADQFYNQKYICDIWKVGLKVNPGEDGIRSRTEISTKIQQGICDDNIRINASKLKDLCQKCLSKGGSSFENFKKFIDHLRS, from the exons ATGGCCCGGCGGCCACATGTCATGGTGGTGGCGCCCCCAGCCCAAGGTCATGTCAGGCCGCTCTTGAAGTTGTCGCACCAAATTGCTAGTCAGGGAATCAAGGTCACGTTTGTTAACACCGAGATCATACATGCAAAAGTCGTTGCAGCGATGTCAGATAGCAAAAATGAGGAAATTGGAGGTGTCACACTAGTATCAGTCCCTGATGGAGTAGGGCAGGAAGATGATCGAAAAGACATCTTCAAGTTCACAGAGTGTTTTCAAAGAACCATGCCTGGCAATTTGAAGGACTTGATTCAAAGGACTAATGATTCAAACGAGGACGAGCCTATCAGGTTTGTCCTAGTTGGGGCAACAATTGGGTGGCTATTAGATGTTGTTCAAGATTTAGGCATTAAACAGGCTGCCTTTTGGACTGGCTCACCAGCAGGTTTGGCCTTCTTCTGTCATGTTCCTAAGCTTATTGAAGATGGAGTTCTGGATATGAACG GAAATATAGTAGCAAATGATCAAGCAAGTATTTCTGAAGAAATTCCAGCTTGGAACTGTTCTGAATTACCTTGGCATTTCCCCGGTgagcaaaaattacaaaaactGTTCTTTGATATGGGACTGGTTATCCGTCCAACAGCTCAGCACGTAAAGTGGATTCTCTGCAATGCATCTTACGAACTTCACTCACAAGCTTGTGACTTGGTCCCGAACATTCTTCCTGTTGGGCCATTTCTGACAACTACTGAAAATTCTGCCTCTACTGGAAGCTTTTGGCTGGAGGATACCTCTTGCTTAAGCTGGCTAGACGGACAAGAAGCCGGCTCAGTTGTTTATGTTGCTTTTGGTAGTATAGCAGTTTTCAGTCAACAGCAATTTGATGAAATTGCTTTGGGTCTTGAGCTATCAGGACAGCCATTTCTGTGGGTTGTTCGATCAGACCTTGCTAATGGATCACCTGTTGCCTATCCTGATGGTTTCCTGGAGAGAGTCGCTGATCGTGGGAAAATTGTCGAGTGGGCACCTCAAGAAAATGTGTTAGCTCATCCATCTATTGCTGTTTTCCTAACCCATTGTGGATGGAACTCGACAATGGAAGGAGCAAGTCTTGGGGTCCCATTTTTGTGTTGGCCTTATTTTGCGGATCAGTTCTACAACCAGAAGTACATTTGTGATATCTGGAAGGTTGGTTTGAAAGTAAATCCTGGTGAAGATGGTATCAGATCAAGGACTGAAATTAGCACAAAAATACAACAGGGAATTTGTGATGATAACA tcaGAATAAATGCATCCAAGCTGAAGGATTTGTGTCAGAAATGTCTCAGCAAAGGTGGATcttcttttgaaaatttcaagaagttcATTGATCATCTGAGGAGTTGA